In Dermatophilus congolensis, a genomic segment contains:
- a CDS encoding flagellin N-terminal helical domain-containing protein, with amino-acid sequence MGLQINTNVAALNAYRNLSGTQGSQQTSLERLSSGLRINRAADDAAGLAISEKLRSQVNGLNQAQANAQDGVSLIQTAEGAMNETHSMLQRMRTLAVQAGNDTNTSSDRKALQKEVSALLKEIDSTTTRTQFNGMNLLDGTFSGKSLQIGANSGQTMSVSIKKMDQAGLSISGLDVSTTTGLKSALGKIDKAISKVSDQRADLGALQNRLDHTIKNLGVSSENLAASESRIRDTDMAKEMTNFTRSQILQQAGTAMLSQANQSSQGVLRLLG; translated from the coding sequence ATGGGTCTTCAGATCAACACCAACGTCGCCGCCCTCAACGCATACCGCAACCTGTCCGGTACGCAAGGCTCGCAGCAGACCTCCCTCGAGCGTCTGTCCTCTGGTCTTCGTATCAACCGTGCTGCGGATGACGCTGCAGGTTTGGCGATCTCCGAGAAACTGCGTTCGCAGGTCAACGGCCTCAACCAGGCCCAGGCCAACGCTCAGGATGGTGTCTCCCTCATTCAGACCGCTGAAGGCGCGATGAACGAGACCCACTCCATGCTGCAGCGCATGCGCACGCTTGCCGTTCAGGCTGGCAACGACACCAACACCTCGTCGGACCGCAAGGCTCTCCAGAAGGAGGTCAGCGCTCTCCTCAAAGAGATCGACTCGACCACCACCCGCACGCAGTTCAACGGTATGAACCTGCTCGACGGAACCTTCTCCGGAAAGTCCCTGCAGATCGGTGCCAACAGCGGCCAGACCATGTCCGTCTCCATCAAGAAGATGGACCAGGCAGGTTTGAGCATCAGCGGGCTGGACGTCTCCACCACAACCGGCCTCAAGAGCGCTCTTGGCAAGATCGACAAGGCCATCAGCAAGGTCTCCGACCAGCGTGCTGACCTGGGTGCTCTCCAGAACCGCCTCGACCACACCATCAAGAACCTCGGTGTCTCGAGCGAGAACCTGGCCGCCTCCGAGTCCCGCATCCGCGACACCGACATGGCCAAGGAAATGACGAACTTCACCCGTTCGCAGATCCTGCAGCAGGCCGGTACCGCGATGCTCTCGCAGGCAAACCAGAGCAGCCAGGGCGTCCTGCGTCTCCTGGGCTGA
- a CDS encoding GDP-L-fucose synthase family protein — protein MPGTLDRNAKIYIAGHRGLVGSALWRHFHDQGFTNLIGATSTELDLRDAHATHTFIHREKPDVIIDAAAKVGGILANSTYPAEFLSDNQRIQLNLMDAAATAGVEKFLFLGSSCIYPKHAEQPIREDSLLTGPLEETNIAYAIAKISGIIAIQSHRTQYGRHWISAMPTNLYGPGDNFDPQNSHVLPAMIRRFHEAKENGTDTVTIWGTGTPRREFLHVDDLAAACLTLLENYDNPAPINIGTGEDITIADLAHLVADIVGFTGTITLDPTKPDGTPRKLLDVTNMKKLGWQPRISLREGITDAYNWYKNNTTDARGANVADHTTHS, from the coding sequence ATGCCGGGCACCCTCGACCGCAACGCCAAAATCTACATCGCTGGCCACCGCGGCCTCGTCGGCTCCGCACTCTGGCGCCACTTCCACGACCAAGGATTCACCAACCTCATCGGCGCCACCTCCACCGAACTAGACCTCCGCGACGCACACGCCACCCACACCTTCATCCACCGCGAGAAACCAGACGTCATCATCGACGCCGCAGCCAAAGTCGGCGGCATCCTCGCCAACTCCACCTACCCAGCCGAATTCCTCTCAGACAACCAACGCATCCAACTCAATCTCATGGACGCCGCCGCCACCGCCGGCGTCGAAAAATTCCTCTTCCTCGGCTCATCCTGCATCTATCCCAAACATGCAGAACAGCCCATCCGCGAAGACTCCCTGCTCACCGGACCACTAGAAGAAACCAACATCGCCTACGCCATCGCCAAAATCAGCGGCATCATCGCCATCCAATCCCACCGCACCCAATACGGCCGCCACTGGATCAGCGCCATGCCCACCAACCTCTACGGCCCCGGCGACAACTTCGACCCCCAAAACAGCCACGTCCTACCAGCCATGATCCGCCGCTTCCACGAAGCCAAAGAAAACGGCACCGACACCGTCACCATCTGGGGAACAGGCACCCCCCGACGCGAATTCCTCCACGTCGACGACCTCGCCGCAGCCTGCCTCACCCTCCTGGAAAACTACGACAACCCAGCCCCCATCAACATCGGCACCGGCGAAGACATCACCATCGCCGACCTAGCCCACCTCGTCGCCGACATCGTCGGATTCACCGGAACCATCACACTCGACCCCACAAAACCCGACGGCACCCCCCGCAAACTCCTAGACGTCACCAACATGAAAAAACTCGGCTGGCAGCCCCGCATCAGCCTGCGCGAAGGCATCACCGACGCCTACAACTGGTACAAAAACAACACCACTGACGCCCGCGGCGCGAACGTCGCCGACCACACCACCCACTCTTAA
- a CDS encoding histidine kinase yields MSDEKSLSAIAARLQELKAQAETVETDSPATGVRFIVATDWSDAAAALATLRAYSAAFTPDAPVELCFAVPHEPGEVDEECAAILIEGLNGAALASVSVASFDEVSNTPYDCAIIPTSNPSLLVTEVGALITRMFDIARSMPEDGSSLPKGANQGDRAALHKRLGEFSA; encoded by the coding sequence GTGTCTGACGAAAAATCCCTATCCGCCATTGCGGCACGTCTTCAAGAACTCAAAGCACAAGCCGAAACGGTAGAAACCGACTCCCCAGCCACCGGCGTGCGCTTCATCGTTGCGACAGACTGGTCTGACGCCGCCGCAGCCCTGGCCACACTGCGGGCCTACTCAGCTGCTTTCACCCCCGATGCGCCAGTAGAACTATGCTTCGCCGTTCCCCACGAGCCCGGCGAGGTAGACGAAGAATGCGCAGCCATCCTCATCGAAGGGCTCAACGGCGCAGCACTAGCTAGCGTCAGCGTGGCTTCCTTCGACGAAGTAAGCAACACCCCCTACGACTGCGCAATTATCCCCACCAGCAATCCTTCACTCCTGGTCACGGAGGTCGGAGCACTCATCACCCGTATGTTTGACATCGCGCGCAGCATGCCCGAAGACGGCTCCAGCCTGCCCAAAGGCGCCAATCAAGGGGATCGCGCCGCGCTACACAAGCGCCTAGGAGAGTTTTCCGCATGA
- the flgK gene encoding flagellar hook-associated protein FlgK: protein MSAFGGLFIGTSAVHAAQRGLDVTGQNIANSATEGYTRQRVNLEAVGGPGVPAFWSRYDGTGEGVKVTSVTRMNDEFLEARARNSNAALGKLEEQQKTMAALERTVGEPSDTGLQKKLQEMWNAMGAAGNSPSVANEAPRAEALERAKGVAGQLNLISNSTTTQWHDTTVELQANVTDINKMAEDVSKLNAAIRNNDIARVPSNELLDQRDVLIKKLSTLTGATVRPAAMDAGAEFHSQAVDVMIGDKALVYGTEAAQLQVNDPNNGTYPTDGSDPKPIAVQWAKPAANDPNGPSAGADVGIDTGRVAGQLTNLNTTIPNYMKQFDQVAASLAATVNTQQAAGYTVNGATGGNLFVSATGGAITAGNIRVPADAVPNSIAVSSSNPKDSDPTKAGLDGNNALAMSRHINDKSGADATYNAMIVQMGVETQSVNRNVTVQQNVVRQAEDARDNVAGVSLNEEMTNLVRYQHSFSAAAKFIGVIDETLQTLIHMTN from the coding sequence ATGTCAGCCTTCGGAGGACTCTTCATCGGCACCTCAGCGGTGCACGCCGCCCAACGCGGCCTCGATGTCACCGGCCAAAACATCGCCAACTCAGCCACCGAGGGCTACACACGCCAACGCGTCAACCTCGAAGCAGTCGGTGGCCCCGGCGTCCCCGCCTTCTGGTCCCGCTACGACGGCACCGGCGAAGGCGTCAAAGTCACCAGCGTCACCCGCATGAACGACGAGTTCCTCGAGGCGCGGGCGCGCAACTCCAACGCCGCCCTAGGGAAACTCGAAGAACAACAAAAAACCATGGCCGCCCTCGAACGCACCGTCGGGGAACCCAGCGACACCGGCCTGCAGAAAAAACTGCAAGAAATGTGGAACGCCATGGGCGCCGCAGGCAACAGCCCCAGCGTCGCTAATGAGGCCCCCCGCGCCGAAGCACTAGAGCGCGCCAAAGGCGTTGCCGGTCAACTGAACCTCATCAGCAACTCCACCACTACCCAGTGGCACGACACCACCGTTGAGCTGCAAGCCAACGTCACCGACATCAACAAGATGGCCGAAGACGTCAGCAAACTCAACGCCGCAATCCGCAACAACGACATCGCCCGCGTACCCAGCAACGAACTGCTCGACCAACGCGACGTCCTGATCAAAAAACTCTCCACCCTCACCGGCGCCACCGTGCGGCCCGCTGCCATGGACGCAGGAGCAGAGTTCCACAGCCAAGCCGTCGACGTCATGATCGGCGACAAAGCCCTCGTCTACGGCACAGAAGCTGCCCAACTCCAGGTCAATGACCCAAACAATGGCACCTACCCCACCGACGGTTCTGACCCCAAACCTATCGCCGTGCAATGGGCCAAACCCGCAGCCAACGACCCCAACGGCCCATCCGCCGGAGCCGACGTCGGCATCGACACCGGTCGTGTTGCCGGACAACTCACCAACCTCAACACCACCATCCCGAACTACATGAAGCAGTTCGACCAGGTGGCAGCCTCCCTTGCCGCCACCGTCAACACCCAGCAAGCTGCTGGGTACACCGTCAACGGCGCCACCGGCGGCAACCTCTTCGTCAGCGCCACCGGCGGAGCTATCACCGCCGGCAACATCCGCGTGCCCGCCGACGCCGTCCCCAACAGCATCGCCGTCTCCTCCTCCAACCCCAAAGACAGCGACCCCACCAAAGCCGGCCTCGACGGCAACAACGCCCTGGCCATGTCACGCCACATCAACGACAAAAGCGGTGCCGACGCCACCTACAACGCCATGATCGTCCAAATGGGCGTCGAAACCCAGTCCGTCAACCGCAACGTGACCGTCCAACAAAACGTCGTCCGCCAAGCCGAAGACGCCCGCGACAACGTCGCCGGAGTCTCCCTCAACGAAGAAATGACCAACCTCGTCCGCTACCAGCACTCCTTCAGCGCCGCCGCCAAATTCATCGGCGTCATCGACGAGACACTCCAAACCCTCATCCACATGACCAACTAA
- the flgL gene encoding flagellar hook-associated protein FlgL: MSLRITQNAMNRTQMMGLNTSLSRLQGTQEQLTTGKRLNRPSDDPVGTVQALRFRSEQSQLAQFGANITDGLSRLSAGDDALSQTLSMVQKIRSTTVSALNGVNGDAQRKAFASSIRELRVGILQQANSQYAGQPLFGGTTPLDNAFDANGTYQGNTLPVLRQVSDSPGDAGQMNVGISGSDAFGTALVKGSGALDKLADAIEAGDNAGIQAGLTAVEGLNDSILNVQTSVGVRVNRLQSLENLNGRMDDSSKISLSKVEDTDFIKAAMDLSIQSNAYQAALSASAKIIQPSLMDFLR; this comes from the coding sequence ATGTCACTACGCATCACCCAAAACGCAATGAACCGCACCCAAATGATGGGCCTGAACACCAGCCTGTCTCGCCTGCAAGGAACCCAAGAACAACTCACCACCGGCAAACGCCTCAACCGCCCCTCCGACGACCCCGTCGGCACCGTCCAAGCCCTACGCTTCCGCTCCGAACAAAGCCAACTCGCCCAATTCGGCGCCAACATCACCGACGGTCTCTCCCGCCTCTCCGCTGGCGACGACGCCCTCTCCCAAACCCTGAGCATGGTGCAAAAAATCCGCTCCACCACCGTCTCCGCGCTCAACGGAGTCAACGGCGACGCCCAGCGCAAAGCCTTCGCCTCATCAATCCGCGAACTACGCGTGGGCATCCTCCAACAAGCCAACTCCCAATACGCAGGCCAACCCCTCTTCGGCGGAACCACCCCCTTAGACAACGCCTTCGACGCCAACGGCACCTACCAAGGCAACACCCTGCCCGTCCTACGCCAAGTCTCCGACTCACCCGGCGACGCCGGACAAATGAACGTCGGCATCAGCGGATCCGACGCCTTTGGCACAGCCCTCGTTAAAGGCAGCGGCGCCCTCGACAAACTCGCCGACGCCATCGAAGCAGGCGACAACGCCGGCATCCAAGCCGGGCTCACCGCTGTCGAAGGACTCAACGACAGCATCCTCAACGTCCAAACCAGCGTCGGCGTACGCGTCAACCGCCTCCAAAGCCTCGAAAACCTCAACGGCCGCATGGACGACTCCTCCAAAATCTCCCTCTCCAAAGTCGAAGACACCGACTTCATCAAAGCCGCCATGGACCTATCCATCCAATCCAACGCCTACCAAGCAGCCCTGTCCGCCTCAGCAAAAATCATCCAACCCTCCCTCATGGATTTCCTCCGCTAA
- a CDS encoding response regulator, with translation MKVVVADDSRAMRMIVVRTLRQAGYDSAEIIECEDGAEGLAKVKSESPDLVLSDWNMPNMSGIEFLQALRAEGNNVNFGFVTSEGSDAMREQASASGALFLIAKPFTADMFSEALAPVFG, from the coding sequence GTGAAGGTCGTAGTCGCCGACGACAGCCGAGCAATGCGCATGATCGTGGTCCGCACACTTCGCCAGGCTGGGTATGACTCTGCCGAGATCATCGAGTGCGAGGATGGCGCTGAGGGTTTGGCCAAGGTGAAGTCTGAGTCTCCCGATCTGGTTTTGTCTGACTGGAACATGCCAAACATGAGCGGGATTGAGTTTCTTCAGGCTCTTCGTGCTGAGGGAAACAATGTGAACTTTGGGTTCGTAACCTCTGAAGGGTCCGATGCGATGCGTGAGCAAGCTTCTGCTTCCGGAGCTTTGTTCCTCATCGCCAAGCCGTTCACTGCTGACATGTTCTCTGAGGCACTTGCGCCGGTTTTCGGCTGA
- a CDS encoding glycosyltransferase has protein sequence MIPQGDLLLDIITVLQPGDTVNDVAALIDHTQQWAGKKLNTVCVYDASGNWDNITAHSWGEQVQLVRGFWDNDLGRARLDALNTATAEWAIILTVYDRLSGDAKKLATLLNDPHHHNDDYGIVEVTTPAQTFHYGRVVRPRKAATDTTVWETLDTAFLPEQYATHIPADTLRITQHPEHSRISSQQHPRRLTRLLREAEKEKTADNRQCDYEIATEYQHLGEIDTACQAYAKLSAGEDDWAWAAREAWADLLTSQQNLQAAAPLLEQLEAGPNPDFAAWLRAKWCAAAGKTAQALELMQNLEPPTPTLGTSFPEDAVLRARLRLASRAGRQHDELTSRLTLLVAGMEIQGAGKKLLNLWGKRRPEDLAEVILSTRTNHLEDIAEEFDHSPYPGNLVARVIRQHRQRYSVAAVIIARDEARCIQRCINSIKPFVDEVLVADTGSEDNTAELAQAAGARVIHVPWTNNFAAARNTALDAAAADWHVIIDADETIAAGGRELRDLHDLSPEFVLTVNVISSFRLGEATTTESEPQSRILPGSVRYCGLVHATPEHDFPLRQVQITIEHDGYEPEQLAEKLPRRERLLHAAVNAEPNNAYLRYQLGRNLETQGRLAEAATQYDTIDFATLEPEPWQHILIVQYAHTLTSIGRSVDALTLLAAHTDRFDHSPDCHFVAGNVLLDLATQQPDLAAELLPQSVAEFRRALELGEPDDLPGHVTGRGSHLAARNLAVVEQGCRDLGIQLPQQTTSSSVGDDSPSSIHESRGDSEEWADLTPLPAGSLDVVMIVKNEEAHLAQTLESCESLRPLLGEICVYDTGSTDNTQQIARDHGARLEQGFWDDNYSRARNAAAAMSNSPWLLVVDADERVFANPTELALELAKGEQRNDETLYIEAAPTDTDGKVRASGEYWMSPRLYRPDLASYARPVHAELRSKKGKRYSRETHVPRTAIRLENDGFGQDRIKASIARALHLTDVAATSRADASDSLAVLVDKARALWSHGDVEHAREALQQATAMSSSTTYYRWAYQWLARLELTEGTPEAAAEAIDALKGMAPTDSYTRWLEAHLLLANKHASQASKILQRLDEVVDAVGLLLPPEDLAEAQLVAARQADDARAVAQALVRLGQVRGDDELVHKARAALQLP, from the coding sequence ATGATCCCCCAAGGCGACCTCCTGCTAGACATCATCACCGTGTTGCAGCCAGGAGACACCGTCAACGATGTCGCAGCACTCATTGATCACACACAACAATGGGCAGGTAAAAAACTCAACACCGTGTGCGTCTACGACGCCAGCGGGAACTGGGATAACATCACCGCCCACTCATGGGGCGAACAAGTTCAGCTGGTCCGAGGATTTTGGGACAATGATCTAGGCCGAGCACGCCTCGACGCCCTCAACACCGCAACCGCTGAATGGGCAATCATTCTCACCGTCTACGACCGTCTTAGTGGTGACGCCAAAAAACTCGCCACCCTCCTCAACGATCCGCACCATCACAACGACGATTACGGCATCGTTGAGGTCACTACCCCCGCACAAACCTTTCACTACGGGCGTGTAGTACGCCCCCGAAAAGCAGCCACGGACACCACCGTGTGGGAAACCCTCGACACCGCGTTTCTGCCTGAGCAATACGCAACCCACATCCCCGCAGACACGCTACGCATTACTCAACACCCCGAACACAGCCGAATCAGCAGCCAGCAGCATCCCCGACGTCTCACCCGCCTTCTCCGCGAGGCAGAAAAAGAAAAAACCGCTGATAACCGCCAGTGCGACTATGAAATAGCCACCGAATACCAACACCTCGGCGAAATCGACACCGCCTGCCAGGCCTACGCGAAACTATCTGCTGGAGAAGACGACTGGGCCTGGGCCGCACGCGAAGCCTGGGCAGACCTGCTCACCAGCCAGCAAAATCTCCAAGCCGCCGCGCCACTGCTAGAACAACTTGAAGCTGGACCCAACCCCGATTTTGCGGCCTGGCTGCGCGCCAAATGGTGCGCAGCAGCAGGTAAAACAGCCCAAGCCCTTGAGCTCATGCAAAATCTAGAACCCCCCACGCCTACCCTCGGAACCTCCTTCCCCGAGGACGCTGTTTTGAGAGCTCGCCTGCGCCTCGCGAGCCGCGCCGGCCGCCAACACGATGAACTCACCAGCAGGCTTACCCTACTCGTAGCAGGAATGGAAATCCAAGGCGCAGGAAAAAAACTACTGAACTTGTGGGGAAAACGCCGCCCCGAAGATCTGGCCGAGGTGATCCTCTCCACCCGCACAAACCACCTCGAAGACATCGCTGAAGAATTTGACCACAGCCCCTACCCAGGAAACCTCGTAGCCCGCGTCATACGTCAACATCGGCAACGTTATTCCGTTGCCGCCGTCATCATCGCCCGCGACGAAGCACGCTGCATCCAGCGCTGCATTAACAGCATCAAACCATTCGTCGATGAAGTGCTCGTTGCCGATACCGGCTCCGAAGACAACACCGCCGAACTCGCCCAAGCAGCAGGCGCACGTGTCATCCACGTTCCGTGGACAAACAACTTCGCTGCAGCACGCAACACCGCTTTGGACGCCGCCGCAGCCGACTGGCACGTCATCATCGATGCCGACGAAACCATCGCAGCTGGCGGGCGTGAACTGCGCGACCTTCACGACCTCTCACCCGAATTTGTTCTCACCGTCAACGTCATCAGCTCTTTCCGCCTAGGCGAGGCCACCACCACCGAGAGCGAACCTCAATCCAGGATTCTTCCTGGCAGTGTCCGGTACTGCGGCCTCGTGCATGCCACTCCCGAACATGACTTCCCGCTACGCCAAGTACAAATAACGATCGAGCACGACGGATACGAGCCAGAACAACTCGCCGAAAAACTTCCCCGACGCGAACGGCTCCTGCACGCAGCCGTCAACGCTGAACCCAACAACGCCTACCTGCGCTATCAACTCGGGCGCAACCTAGAAACACAAGGCCGCCTGGCTGAGGCCGCAACGCAGTACGACACAATCGATTTCGCAACCCTCGAGCCAGAACCATGGCAGCACATCCTCATCGTTCAGTACGCCCACACCCTTACCTCCATCGGGCGCAGCGTCGATGCGCTGACCCTGCTGGCGGCGCACACAGACAGGTTCGATCACTCTCCGGACTGCCACTTTGTTGCTGGAAATGTGCTGCTCGACCTCGCTACCCAACAACCTGACCTTGCCGCTGAACTACTCCCACAATCAGTTGCCGAATTTAGGCGCGCCCTCGAACTCGGCGAACCTGATGACTTGCCCGGGCACGTCACCGGACGCGGCAGCCACCTTGCCGCCCGCAACCTCGCAGTTGTTGAGCAAGGATGCCGCGACCTAGGAATCCAACTACCACAGCAAACAACCAGCTCATCTGTAGGTGATGATTCACCATCATCAATCCATGAATCGCGAGGTGACAGCGAGGAATGGGCTGACCTAACACCTCTGCCTGCTGGATCTCTCGACGTGGTGATGATCGTCAAAAACGAAGAAGCACACCTAGCCCAAACCCTGGAATCATGCGAAAGTCTGCGCCCACTGCTTGGCGAAATCTGTGTCTACGACACCGGATCGACGGACAACACCCAACAAATCGCTCGTGATCACGGCGCCCGACTAGAGCAAGGATTCTGGGACGACAACTACTCCCGCGCCCGTAACGCCGCCGCAGCCATGAGCAACTCACCATGGCTACTTGTTGTTGACGCAGACGAACGAGTATTCGCCAACCCCACTGAGCTAGCTCTCGAACTGGCTAAAGGCGAGCAGCGCAACGACGAAACCCTCTATATCGAAGCCGCCCCCACCGATACGGACGGCAAAGTTCGAGCAAGCGGTGAGTACTGGATGTCCCCCCGCCTGTACCGGCCTGACCTGGCCAGTTATGCCCGCCCCGTGCACGCAGAGCTACGCAGCAAAAAAGGAAAAAGATACAGCCGCGAAACGCATGTTCCTCGAACAGCCATCCGGCTGGAAAACGACGGCTTCGGCCAAGACCGCATCAAAGCCAGCATTGCCCGGGCCCTGCACCTCACGGATGTGGCTGCAACCAGCCGCGCGGATGCATCAGACAGCCTGGCAGTTCTCGTCGACAAAGCCCGCGCCCTGTGGTCACACGGAGATGTCGAACACGCTCGAGAAGCGCTGCAACAAGCCACAGCGATGAGCTCAAGCACCACCTACTACCGCTGGGCGTACCAGTGGCTCGCCCGCCTCGAGCTCACCGAAGGCACCCCGGAAGCAGCCGCCGAAGCCATCGATGCCCTCAAAGGCATGGCCCCTACCGACTCCTACACCCGTTGGCTAGAAGCACACCTACTCCTAGCCAACAAACACGCAAGCCAGGCCAGCAAGATACTGCAGCGACTTGACGAAGTAGTTGATGCAGTAGGTCTTTTACTGCCGCCTGAAGATCTCGCCGAAGCACAGCTCGTGGCCGCACGCCAAGCAGACGATGCCCGAGCGGTTGCTCAGGCCCTCGTACGCCTAGGCCAAGTCCGGGGCGATGACGAGCTAGTCCACAAAGCGCGTGCTGCCCTGCAGCTGCCGTGA
- the fliD gene encoding flagellar filament capping protein FliD has protein sequence MQISGLGSGVDTAAMVSQLMSVERQAGNYLTKGKINAQALVNAYTSLNTKMKAIGDAANQFVPKSVIDTPAWNSVTAKSSDESIAKVTTGTGAQAGTLTFAVKSIAQASTSLADKSFNSTDTINGANGGAAFDFNITANGKTTNVSVGQGAKLADVVAAINQQAGADVKATMVQTATGSYQMQLTSATTGAQSSVTVTNGSTPPVVADVLGNFNEVTKGQDTVLHIGDATSGYDVTSTTKEVKNLLPGITISPVKADPNTQVTVDVGQDTAGISKKVEDLVTAANDALSNIRINSRYVKDKPSDSGPFVGDSLTRDLTNRLQSAAVGTSAAAPSAAGISIDKTGAITFDKKKFEELYAKDPAAAQKAVNAFASSLSDVSTQATDADKGLITMQINGQNSVIKDYSSQITKFNERMELRQQSLEAQFKAMDSLLSKMKTQGNWLSGQLAGLQ, from the coding sequence ATGCAAATCTCAGGACTCGGATCAGGCGTCGACACCGCCGCGATGGTTTCCCAGCTGATGAGCGTTGAGCGCCAAGCTGGTAACTACCTCACCAAAGGCAAAATCAACGCCCAGGCACTCGTTAACGCGTACACCAGCCTCAACACCAAAATGAAGGCTATCGGAGATGCCGCCAACCAATTCGTGCCCAAATCGGTAATTGACACCCCGGCGTGGAACAGCGTCACCGCCAAAAGCAGCGACGAAAGCATTGCCAAAGTCACCACTGGAACCGGTGCTCAGGCAGGAACTCTTACTTTCGCAGTCAAGAGCATCGCCCAAGCCAGCACCTCCCTGGCTGACAAGTCATTCAACAGCACGGACACCATCAACGGCGCAAATGGTGGTGCAGCCTTCGACTTCAACATCACTGCTAACGGAAAAACCACTAACGTTTCCGTTGGCCAAGGCGCCAAACTTGCTGACGTTGTCGCCGCGATCAACCAGCAGGCTGGCGCCGACGTTAAAGCCACCATGGTGCAAACCGCTACCGGTAGCTACCAGATGCAGCTCACCTCAGCCACCACTGGCGCGCAGAGCAGTGTCACCGTCACCAACGGCTCCACCCCGCCAGTCGTTGCCGACGTGCTCGGAAACTTCAATGAGGTCACCAAAGGCCAAGACACCGTTCTGCACATTGGTGATGCCACAAGCGGCTACGACGTCACTTCCACCACCAAAGAAGTGAAAAACCTTCTGCCTGGCATCACCATCTCACCTGTCAAAGCCGACCCCAACACTCAAGTCACCGTTGATGTTGGCCAAGACACCGCCGGGATCAGCAAAAAAGTCGAAGACCTTGTCACCGCTGCCAACGATGCCCTCTCAAACATCCGCATCAACAGCAGGTACGTCAAAGACAAGCCATCGGACTCCGGACCCTTCGTCGGGGATTCCCTCACCCGCGATCTGACCAACCGGCTCCAAAGCGCCGCTGTCGGTACCTCCGCAGCAGCCCCCTCGGCTGCTGGAATCTCTATCGACAAGACCGGAGCTATCACCTTCGACAAGAAAAAGTTCGAAGAGCTCTACGCCAAAGATCCAGCAGCAGCCCAAAAAGCAGTTAACGCTTTCGCTAGCTCCCTGTCTGACGTCTCGACCCAAGCCACGGATGCTGACAAAGGCCTGATCACCATGCAGATCAACGGTCAGAACTCAGTGATTAAGGATTACTCCTCCCAAATCACTAAGTTCAACGAACGCATGGAACTGCGCCAACAGTCCCTCGAAGCACAGTTCAAAGCCATGGACTCCCTCCTATCCAAGATGAAAACCCAAGGCAACTGGCTCTCCGGACAGCTCGCCGGGCTGCAGTAA
- the fliS gene encoding flagellar export chaperone FliS: protein MSTQAQLRSRYAREAVTTATPAQLVVMLYDRFLKDLSTAETALGSNDIAATHSSLMHAQEIVRELRSSLDTSIWKEGESLARLYDWVLEELMAANLEKNATHVANARDVMQPLRDTWAEVARSGITGEK from the coding sequence ATGAGCACGCAGGCCCAACTCCGCAGCCGTTACGCCCGCGAGGCAGTAACCACAGCAACACCAGCGCAACTGGTCGTCATGCTGTACGACCGCTTCCTCAAAGACCTCTCCACCGCCGAAACCGCCCTCGGCAGCAACGACATCGCTGCCACCCACAGCAGCCTCATGCACGCCCAAGAAATCGTCCGCGAACTACGCTCCTCCCTCGACACCTCCATCTGGAAAGAAGGCGAATCCCTCGCCCGTCTCTACGACTGGGTCCTCGAAGAACTCATGGCCGCCAACCTCGAAAAGAACGCCACCCACGTCGCCAACGCCCGCGACGTCATGCAGCCCCTGCGCGACACCTGGGCCGAAGTAGCCCGTAGCGGCATCACCGGCGAGAAATAA